Proteins encoded within one genomic window of Chrysemys picta bellii isolate R12L10 chromosome 6, ASM1138683v2, whole genome shotgun sequence:
- the LOC112059534 gene encoding interferon epsilon-like yields the protein MCLLHICLIMLFSIEISSLDCTILHFQQNKMNMESLELLSKMGGQFPLQCLNENRNFRLPQKALRPRESQEKNAKMVIQEILQQIFNIFSKNLTQAAWDTSSVETLQNGLHQQTEKLETCLHLEMENESPYLGNKKLLFPMLKLKKYFQRIRDFLKEKQYSLCAWETIRLEMGRCLLFVDQLIKRLKN from the coding sequence ATGTGTTTGCTGCACATCTGCCTTATAATGCTGTTCTCCATTGAAATCTCTTCTCTAGACTGTACCATCCTTCACTTCcagcaaaataaaatgaacatggaAAGCTTAGAGCTTCTGAGCAAAATGGGTGGACAATTTCCTCTACAATGCCTAAATGAAAATAGGAACTTCAGGCTCCCCCAGAAAGCTCTCAGGCCCAGAGAGTCCCAGGAGAAGAATGCCAAGATGGTAATCCAGGAGATCCTCCAGCAGATCTTCAATATCTTCAGCAAAAACCTCACGCAAGCTGCCTGGGACACTAGTTCTGTAGAGACATTACAAAATGGACTTCACCAGCAAACTGAGAAGCTAGAGACATGTTTGCATTTAGAGATGGAGAATGAGAGTCCCTATTTGGGCAACAAGAAACTCCTGTTCCCCATGTTGAAACTGAAGAAATACTTCCAAAGAATCAGGGATTTCctgaaagaaaaacaatataGCTTGTGTGCCTGGGAGACCATCCGCTTGGAAATGGGGAGATGTCTTTTGTTTGTTGACCAGCTGATAAAAAGGCTTAAAAACTAA
- the LOC101941771 gene encoding interferon kappa-like, protein MTTFCLLQISLVLLCTTKISTLDCNILPLLHNKVIQGNLHLLNKMGQQFPEQCQSEKIHFKFPEQFLKLRQKKNAKVEIQEILQLIFYIFTKNLTLAAWDGRSLERFQNGLNQQIEHLEACLTEKMEKKQPFSRSEEIIRLKLKKYFQKIDNFLKDKQYSLCSWEIIRLEMRRCLQFIDKVIGRLRN, encoded by the coding sequence ATGACCACTTTTTGTTTGCTGCAAATTAGTCTGGTGCTGCTGTGCACCACCAAAATCTCAACTCTGGATTGTAATATTCTTCCCCTCCTGCACAACAAAGTGATCCAGGGCAATTTACACCTTCTGAACAAAATGGGTCAACAATTTCCTGAGCAATGTCAAAGTGAAAAAATTCACTTCAAGTTCCCTGAGCAGTTTCTAAAGctcagacagaaaaaaaatgcCAAGGTGGAAATCCAGGAGATCCTGCAACTGATCTTCTATATCTTTACCAAAAACCTAACCTTAGCTGCCTGGGATGGAAGATCTCTTGAAAGATTCCAGAATGGACTTAATCAGCAAATTGAGCATCTGGAGGCATGTTTGACAGAGAAGATGGAGAAAAAACAACCCTTCTCAAGAAGTGAAGAAATCATTAGACTGAAACTGAAAAAGTACTTCCAAAAGatagataattttttaaaagacaaacaaTACAGCCTGTGTTCCTGGGAGATCATCCGCCTGGAAATGAGGAGATGTCTTCAGTTTATTGACAAAGTTATAGGAAGGCTTAGAAACTAA